TCGCCACAGGCGTTGTTTGGGCCTGAGATGGTGGAAGAGCGCATCGGCATAGTCGACGACGTGGTGTTTCCGTCTGGTCTCGATCCGTTGAACGATGGGACTTTCGATATATATTACGGAGCTGCGGATTTCAAGATAGCCCGTGGAAGGCTTAGAATCGTCGAATAGCCCTCTGGTTTGCAAAGTGCTTGACAACAAGCGCGCGCTAGTGCATTATACAATATAAGAACTTAACCAATCGAGAGTTTCGCGAGCCGGTGCGCCGAGGGTGCCACCGGTTTTTGTTTTGCGGAGGGCAATCTTAGATGGATCGCTTCGAGATGCCGGGCTCTTTGCTGCGCAGGAGCGTCGTGCTTGCCGTTTCAGCCGCACTTCTGCTGTCGCTGAATGCAAAAGCGGGAGGTGCGCAAAGCTCTGTTGGACGCGCCAACGCTTGGACGACTCCGCACGTGCTCACGATCTCGGACGGCGGCGACGTGACCACCCTCAACCAACATCTCACACAGTCTGCTCCCACCGCCAATCTTTCAGAACTGACGATGGCGTGGCTGATCAGGTGGGACGAGCACAACAAGCCATATCCCGAACTTGCCACAGAGGTGCCCACGCAATCGAACGGCGGCGTCAGCAAAGACGAACTCACGATCACGTATCATATCCGCAAAGGGGTCAAATGGTCGGACGGAGCGCCCTTCGATGCCGACGACGTCGTCTTCAGCACGGCGGTCGTGAACAACTTGGCGAACGACGAGGGCGGCCGCTTCGACCAGATC
This Candidatus Eremiobacteraceae bacterium DNA region includes the following protein-coding sequences:
- a CDS encoding ABC transporter substrate-binding protein, which translates into the protein MDRFEMPGSLLRRSVVLAVSAALLLSLNAKAGGAQSSVGRANAWTTPHVLTISDGGDVTTLNQHLTQSAPTANLSELTMAWLIRWDEHNKPYPELATEVPTQSNGGVSKDELTITYHIRKGVKWSDGAPFDADDVVFSTAVVNNLANDEGGRFDQI